Proteins from one Cyclopterus lumpus isolate fCycLum1 chromosome 11, fCycLum1.pri, whole genome shotgun sequence genomic window:
- the gmeb1 gene encoding glucocorticoid modulatory element-binding protein 1: MATTEEVTVSMAEVVMVKAEGEGDPDDPNKTQVILQLQPITTGDESAETDAAVMTVEAHPELADADDVEIGCPITCGDSKAVLLVKKFVCPGINVKCVKYENQLISPKQFVHISGKATLKDWKRAIRMGGVMLRKMMDSGQLDFYQHSTLCTNTCRSTKFDLLINNTRFPPDGSGLTTPTSSQAQVVLGNGGTVGEDRAEVLSGKMDWISSSLEAAEKKESNEISEDTLNFWKGIADVGLLGEVVTNISTELVELLNGVQQRREPATLQDTDSCLVEVAVLSNLAQVFGLLDSVKNTLEKRRHQTDPSQEHVLSTLTKLEVQLEEQRKQQHVRALFSCPQPAKNKTPTKRQTKRPRLQRPTSTTTLLTSPINQQAAMQPQQYTVLSPISLSSVGQPFTMAGLPITSLGQSSNTVTLLPAGSQLFTRYMVTGDGKADTITLHPSSGLTLVGTTMQDSSQLGTVISPVELLHLSQQAGGAEMVPLEGQVVDGTMLVQQEVMQEVEAGQEHTVIEINPAPMEQAVGVMDLQLTGESGGDGDTVMVQSEMEVTVGAGGEETQCQMQEAQTEGVHGLQLDASGQLSGVQIVVLEENTQEENKVQ; encoded by the exons ATGGCGACCACCGAAGAGGTCACGGTGTCCATGGcggaggtggtgatggtgaaggCCGAGGGCGAAGGAGACCCCGATGACCCTAACAAGACTCAGGTCATCCTGCAGCTCCAGCCAATCACCACTGG GGACGAATCTGCTGAAACCGATGCAGCTGTCATGACCGTTGAAGCACATCCAG AACTAGCTGATGCAGACGACGTTGAAATTGGCTGTCCCATAACGTGTGGTGACAGTAAAGCCGTGTTGCTGGTGAAGAAATTCGTATGCCCAGGAAtcaatgtaaaatgtgtgaag TATGAAAACCAGCTGATCAGCCCGAAGCAGTTTGTGCACATTTCTGGAAAAGCCACTCTGAAAGACTGGAAGAGGGCCATCAGGATGGGTGGAGTCATGCTAAG AAAAATGATGGATTCAGGTCAGCTGGACTTCTACCAGCACAGCACCCTGTGCACCAACACATGTCGCAGCACCAAGTTTGACCTTCTAATCAACAACACGCGGTTCCCCCCTGACGGCTCTGGACTGACCACGCCCACATCCTCTCAAG CTCAGGTTGTCCTGGGTAACGGCGGAACAGTGGGCGAGGACAGAGCAGAGGTTCTCAGTGGGAAGATGGACTGGATTTCAAGCTCGCTGGAGGCTGCAGAGAAGAAGGAATCGAATGAGATCTCAG AGGACACGCTGAACTTCTGGAAGGGCATCGCTGATGTGGGCTTGCTGGGTGAAGTGGTGACCAACATCAGTAcggagctggtggagctgctgaaCGGCGTGCAGCAGCGCAGGGAGCCCGCCACCCTGCAGGACACAG ATTCCTGTCTGGTGGAGGTGGCGGTGCTCAGTAACCTCGCCCAAGTGTTCGGCCTGCTCGACTCGGTCAAGAACACgctggagaagaggaggcaCCAGACGGATCCCAGCCAGGAGCACGTCCTCAGCACGCTCACCA AGCTGGAGGTGCAGTTGGAAGaacagaggaagcagcagcatgtGCGAGCTCTCTTTTCCTGCCCGCAGCCGGCCAAAAACAAAACTCCCACCAAGCGCCAGACCAAACGACCTCGCCTCCAGAGGCCCACCTCCACGACGACCCTCCTGACCTCCCCCATCAATCAACAGGCTGCCATGCAGCCCCAGCAGTACACCGTTCTCTCCCCCATCTCGCTGTCCTCCGTGGGTCAGCCGTTTACCATGGCGGGCCTGCCCATCACCTCCCTGGGCCAGTCGTCCAACACGGTCACCCTGCTCCCCGCCGGCTCGCAGCTCTTCACCCGCTACATGGTGACCGGAGACGGAAAGGCGGACACCATCACCTTGCACCCGTCCTCGGGCCTCACGCTGGTGGGCACCACCATGCAAGACTCTAGCCAGTTGGGCACGGTGATTAGCCCCGTAGAGCTGCTGCACCTGAGCCAGCAGGCCGGCGGCGCAGAGATGGTGCCCTTAGAAGGGCAGGTGGTGGACGGCACCATGCTGGTGCAGCAGGAGGTgatgcaggaggtggaggccggCCAGGAGCACACGGTCATCGAGATCAACCCGGCTCCGATGGAGCAGGCGGTAGGGGTGATGGATCTGCAGCTGACCGGGGAGTCGGGCGGAGATGGGGACACCGTGATGGTCCAGAGCGAGATGGAGGTGACGGTGGGCgcagggggggaggagacgcAGTGCCAAATGCAGGAGGCGCAGACTGAGGGGGTTCATGGGCTGCAGCTGGACGCCAGTGGACAGTTGTCAGGTGTACAGATAGTGGTGCTAGAAGAAAACACTCAGGAAGAAAACAAGGTCCAATGA
- the rab42a gene encoding ras-related protein Rab-42a, which yields MDILWQYQFRIILLGDSTVGKSSLLKRFTDGIYSDVADPTVGVDFYARSLDIEPGVKIKLQLWDTAGQERFRSITTSYYRNSVGGLLVFDLTIRKTFDHVREWHKEVSEHILPHHMVYILIGHKSDLNKDRKVSRDEAEDLAAELGIRYVETSAKCNINVDRAFELLTKDIYELMKMGEIVTRDGWDGVKSGLTAKVLYPADDEEELATAVPERGCHC from the exons ATGGATATTTTGTGGCAATACCAGTTCAGGATCATTTTACTCGGGGACTCGACGGTGGGGAAGTCGTCGCTGCTGAAACGCTTCACGGACGGAATCTACAGCGATGTGGCGGATCCGACGGTCGGGGTGGATTTCTATGCCCGCTCGCTCGACATCGAACCCGGGGTGAAGATAAAGCTCCAGCTCTGGGACACGGCTGGTCAGGAACGATTCAG GTCCATCACAACATCCTACTACCGTAACTCCGTGGGCGGGCTACTCGTCTTCGACCTCACCATTCGCAAGACCTTTGACCATGTGAGGGAGTGGCACAAGGAGGTGAGTGAGCACATCCTGCCCCACCACATGGTCTACATCCTCATTGGCCACAAGAGCGACCTCAACAAGGACCGCAAGGTGAGCCGGGACGAGGCGGAGGATCTGGCGGCCGAGCTGGGCATCCGCTACGTGGAGACGTCGGCCAAGTGCAACATCAACGTGGACCGGGCCTTCGAGCTGCTGACGAAGGACATCTACGAGCTGATGAAGATGGGGGAGATCGTCACCCGCGACGGCTGGGACGGGGTCAAGAGCGGCCTCACCGCGAAGGTCCTCTACCCGGCCGACGACGAAGAGGAGCTGGCGACCGCCGTCCCCGAAAGGGGCTGCCACTGCTGA